The genomic window AATGGGGCTCGTGGCGAAGTTAGAGCCCCCCGACGAGGAAACGAGGAAGAGCATTGCGAAAAAGATGCTTGAAATCGAGCATGGTGAACTTCCTGAAGAAGTTCTGAATTTTGTCGCAGAGAACGTGGACGATAACCTGCGAAGACTCAGAGGAGCCATTATAAAGCTTCTGGTTTACAAGGAAACGACGGGAAAAGAGGTCGATCTGAGAGAAGCCATCTTGCTCCTGAAAGACTTCATAAAGCCAAACAGAGTAAAAGCCATGGATCCAATAGATGAACTCATAGAGATCGTTGCAAAAGTAACTGGTGTTTCACGTGAAGAGATCCTTTCCAACAACAGAAACGTTAAGGCTCTCACAGCCAGACGAATTGGTATGTACGTGGCCAAGAACCATCTGAATAGTTCTCTGAGAACGATAGCGGAGAAATTCAACAGGTCACACCCTGTTGTTTTAGACAGTGTCAAAAGAGTCAAAGATTCCCTCCTCAAAGGGAACAAACAACTGAAGAGCCTGATCGATGAAGTGATAGGAGAGATTTCAAAAAGAGCCCTGAGCGGTTAACTCCTCGATGATTCTCCTGAGGGACCATTTCAGGGCAGGTGTTCTGTAGGGATCAGAACCTTCGTCCAACTTCAAAACCCATTTGCCGTCTCTTCCGGAAAGATTGAGATAGTACATTTGCTGGAAACCTCCTTCGTCAGTGGAGATCACCTTCAGAAGATAATCGTTGTCTCTGTACACCTTTTTCACGACGAAGATCTTGTTTTCATCTTTGAACACCTTTCCTTCCAGTTCTTTCAGCTTTTCCCAGGTGACATTGCCTTCGAACACACTGTGAGCCATGTTGTTTTCACCCTCCATCAGTCTTTTTACAATTCCACTCTTCACTTTTCTTGCGACGATCAGATAGGTCTTCTTCCCTTGAGACTTCCACTTTCTTTCGTAGCGGGTTTCTACATCTCTTCTGAAGTTCTCTTCGAACACATCTACGACAAAATACTCTGAACTCTCGAAAGTGTCTAAAACTTCCCGTGCGTACCATTCTTCATCGGTTGCAAACTCCACCGTGCCATCCATCTCCAGGACAGCAGAGAGCGTTTGGAGAAAGTCATAGCTGGTGATTCTTCGATCTTCGTGTCTTTTCTTTGGCCATGGACATGGAAAGTTGATGTAGACCTTTTCCACACTGCTGTCGGGAAACAGTTCTCTCAGACCAAACCTGGCATCTACCTTCACAAGTCGAACATTTTTCAGATTGTACCTTTTGAACTTTTTCTGTGCTTTTACGAAGGAAGTGATGGATAGCTCAAAACCAACGAAGTCTTTTTCCGGATGCCTTCTTGCAAGTTCTGTCAGGAATTCCCCGTTTCCAAAACCAACCTCAACCACTATCTTCGCTTTCCTGCCGAATATTTCAGACCAGTCGAGAGGGAATCTGGGAAAGTTTTGAGGTTTCAGTTCGTATTCTGTTACAACCACATCAGCCACCTCTCTACTTCTATGAGATTGAGCTTTTTCTTTTTCGCATATTCCACGACTTTCAGATATTCGCTTCTGGTGATGAATCTATTGAGTCCATATTCTTTCGCTCTGTACGACGGGTGAAACTGCGCCATGATGTTCACAAGTGGTTTTGGCTCCAGTGTTGAAAGCAGGTCGATCACACCAAAGCTGTTTTCAAGGAAACCGGGAAGAACAAGGTGTCTCACAAGAACTCCCTTTTTCATAACACCGTTTCTCATCACGTGTTCTCCCACCTGATCGATCATAACCTTCAGGGCTTCCAGAGCGAATCTTGGATAGTCTTTCACACCAGAGAGTTTTTCTCCAAGTTCAGGATCACTGTACTTGAAATCCGGCATGTAGATATCGACGAACCCTTCAAGAGAAGCTATGGTATCGACGGATTCGTACCCCCCGCAGTTGTAAACAACGGGAATTTTTCTGTCCATTCTCTCGAGGGCATCGATTATGAAAGGTACCTGGTGAGTGGGAGTCACCAGGTTGAGATTTTCCACACCCATATCCTGAAGTTTCATGAATATCTTCAAAAGATCTTCAACTGTTATTTCTTCTCCTATACCCAGCTGACTGATTTCATAGTTCTGACAGTAGACACATTTGAGATTGCAGTAGGTGAAAAAGACGGTTCCACTTCCATTACGGCCAACGAGTATTCTTTCCTCTCCAAAATGAGGCCCCCAGGAAGAAACAACGGGAGAGCTTGTTACTCCACAGGCTCCTTTTTCTCCCTTGAGTCTGTTCACTCCACAATTTCTGGGACAGAGATCACACTTTTCAAGTTTCCTGTAGAAAAGTTCACTCTTCACAGCCTCTTCAAAAAGTACTCCGCGTCGTCCGCGTACTCGCTATCTGGGAAAAGCTTTATGAATTCCTCAAAGAGCGAACGAGCGGTCGATGTATCGCCTTTGTAGTAGTAACTCAAAGCCCTGTAATAGTAAACATCATCTTTGAAATAGACGTCGTCTTCCCCAACTTCCTTTATGGCAACTTCAAACCTGTTAATGGCTTCATCGTAGTCTCTTCTCAGATAGAACATGTAACCCAGAAACCACAGACCCTTCGCTCTTTCTATTCGATCTTCCCGTGCGGTAACGTAAACAACAGATACTGAAGGTTCTTCGCTCGAAGTTTTTGCTACAGCGGATTCGATCCTGGAGAGTCTGGATTCCAGATTCGTCAGAGCCTCTCTAAGAGATTCTATGTTCTCAGAGATGGAGCTCATGTTTTCTTGCAAGACGCTGAAATTCTCTTCAAGGGAATCGTTTATCTTTCCCAGATTTTCTGTGAGAACAACGATGTTCGCTAAGATATCTTCGATACGCTGTTCGACAGGTTTAATATTTACCTCACTCTCAGAGGATGGCACATTCACTTCTATGCGTGAGGGAAGGATGTAAAAAGCGAGTATCGTTGTGACAAGTAGTGCAACCAAAAGAGAAAGTGTGAACACTTCGAAAACACCTATCCTCCGAGAGGAAACTTTGGTTTCGATCAGAGCGGGGTGCGTTCTGTCAAGGCTCAAAAGAAGCTTTCGATACTTTTCAATCGCCCTCTTTTCGTTTCTCTGAAGAGCAAGCTTGTATCTCAGAGCTATTACTTCCACGAGTTCAGGATAGTCTTTGACGATCGATTCGAGTATGGAGGCAGCTCCCTGAAAATTCTTTCGCTCCATCTCCTTGAGGGCTTCTTCTGTTTCTTTCGAATAGTCTATATTCAGTTGGTTCATTGCGTACTCGTAGTACTCTTTGTATTTCTCTCTGAATTCATCCGGCAAGTTTTCATAGAGCCTTTTCACAGCCTTCCAGTTCCTGGCAGCATACTCTACTTCCAGTTCAAGATGGGGAAACTCTTCTGGAAAGAGGGAGAGCAAATTTCTTGCTTCGGTGATTCTTTTCTCACTGATGAGATCCCTCACGATTTTTTCCAGAACATTCATTCTCTCAACCTCCTTATAGCCTCGGGTATGAGGTGTAACAGTTCAGAAGCGGTGAGACCTCTCTCATCCTGCTCAAAAAGCTCTGCGGCAAAACCGTGGAGATACACAGAAACCGCGGAAGCTTCGAGAGGAGAAAGTCCCTGTGCCATAAAGCCGGCTATCATCCCTGTTAGAACGTCTCCACTTCCCCCCTTTGAGAGGCCCGTGTTTCCCGTTATATTGAACAGAGTTCTCACACCGTCCGTTACAATGGTGGTAGCAGATTTCAAAACCAACACGCAACCGTTCTCCTTTGAGAACTCCTCGGCCAGTTCGTAATTGTACTTAACGTCCCCAATGGTTTTTCTCACGAGTCTTGCCATTTCCCCAGGATGCGGAGTTAACACCGCCGAGGATTTTCTCTCTTTCAAAACTGAGGAATCCAAAACGTTAATGGCATCGGCATCGATGACAACCGGTTTTTCGAGTGTCTTCAGAAACTCGTTGACAAATTCTCTCACGTGCTCGTTGTTTCCAAGACCCGGTCCGATGGCTACCACATCCACATCTTTTGATAGATCCAGACATTCCTGAATATTCCGTGGACCGAAGAAACCTTTTTCTGTATCCACAGGAATGGAAATGAGTTCTGGAAATCTCGAAATAGCGATCAGATTCTGTGGAAAAGGAACTGCGAGTTTCACAAGACCTGTTCCCACTTTCAAGGCCCCCATTCCAGAAAGCACGGGAGCTCCGGAGTACAATCTGGACCCTGCTATTATCAGCACTTTTCCGTAGGTTCCCTTGTGGGAATCTCTGGGACGCTCTGGCAGAAGAGAGCGAACCATTTCCCGCGTTATCACATATCGATTGATCGAATCCATCAGGTAAACAGGATGACCTATGTTGGCGACTTTGAGTTTTCCCGTGTGATCTCTTCCCGGAAAGAGAATGTGACCTATCTTTGGAACTCCAAAGGTAACCGTGAGATCCGCTTTCACCGCTACTCCAAGAACCTTACCTGTGTTCGAATCTACTCCCGATGGGATGTCAACAGAAACAACTATTTTTCCCGATTTATTTACGAGATCTATCATCTCAGCGTACTCTCCTGTGATTTCCCCTCTCAGGCCCGTTCCAAAAATGGCGTCAACCACCACATCGAATTCGTTCAGAAGGAAGGGTTCGAATTTATCTACTACTTTTCCTCCGAATTTTTTGTAAAGACCGTAATTGTATTCACAATCGGGAGTTTTTTTCTTTCCAAGAGAGACAACCAGAACATCTTTCGCCGTACCGAGGAGATTTCTGGCTACGACAAAGCCGTCTCCTCCATTGTTTCCTCCCCCGCAAAGAACCAGGAATCTGTAATCAGAAAGATTCCCAAGTTCTTCTTCCATCGCGAGAACAACAGAAATCCCTGCTCGTTCCATGAGGATTCTCGAATCCACGCCGTATTCTTTTATCGTTAATTCGTCGATCTCTTTCATCTCTTGAGCGGTTGCCACTCTCACTTTCTCACCTCTCATTGTAGAGGAAACGGTATATGAGATAGGTCCTCTTCACTTTTTTCAAGTATCTTCTCGCACTGTCCAGATTTCTTCCTTCGTCCAGAGCAGTTGGCCCTATGTTGTAAGCCATGATAGCTTTGTCGAGATCCCCGTACAGATCTTTCAAAAATCTCAGATAAACGATTCCGTAGATTATGTTTCCCTCTGGATCCTTGAAATCCTCCTCCAGAGAAAATTTCTTTTTCAACCAGACGGCCGTTGAAGGCATGATCTGCATGAGACCAAAGGCCCCAAGCGAAGAAACCGCGTTTTTATCAAAACTACTCTCCACCCATATGATACTTTGAATGAGAAGAGGATCGAGATCGTTGGAATTTTTGGATATGAAATCGTAATAATCATCCGGGAACAATCTGTAGAGATTCGCTATAAACACAAGAACAAACAAAAAACACAGAAAGAAACTCCTCACACCCCGAGGGCCTCCCTGTATATGTTTCTGATCTTCTCGGGAGTGAAAGTACCAGGTGTGTTGGTCAAGTGTTTCGCTTTGGAACCCTTTTCGACCCACTTCTCCAGTTCTTCAGAGGAGACTGTTACTTTTTCATAAAGCCCAAGCTCTTTCAGAAATCTCAAAAGACTGCCACCGAATATGTGGTTCACCGTGGTCACTTTTTCTGGAATTTCTTCTTTCATTACTTCCATGACAAACGGGAGCACCATACCTGTCGCCTTTCCGTGTTTTATTCCCTTCTCCACTGTCAGAGGATAACCCAGAGCGTGCGCCAATGTGGTTCCAGTTTGCGCAATCACCATTCCAGCAAGGCAGGAGGCCACGAACATCTTCTTTCTGGCTTCTCTGTTTCCTTCAATGGCCTTCGGTAAATTCCTGTGTATTATCTTCATGGCTTCGATCGCGAGGGCATCAGAGGGCGGTGTGCTCTTTCTGGAGAGGAATCCCTCGACCGCGTGGGAAAGCGCATCAACTCCAGTTGACAGAGCCAGTTTATCAGACATGAAATAGGTGTATCCGGGATCGAGAAACGCGTACACCGGGAACATGAGTGTACAACCTCTTTTGTTTCCTTCTGGATCGGTGAGAATGGAATACGGCGTGACCTCACTACCCGTTCCGGCGGTGGTCGGTATCTCCACAACTGGAAGCCAGTGCTTCACTTTTTCTCTATCGTACAGATCTTCAACGGAAAGATCTTTTTCTTTCAAAAGCACGGCCACCGCTTTGGCGAAATCCATTGGACTTCCTCCACCGAGTCCCACGACAAAATCGAAAGAATCGTTTCTGTACCTCTCAACAGCTTTCATGACGTTATCGAAAGACGGATTCTCCTCGACTTCATCGAAAATCTCGTAGGATATTCCTGTTTCGTTGAGAAGCTTTCTCAGATCATCAAGGGATCCATTCTTCTTCGAAGAAGATTTACCGGTCACCACCAGGGCCCTTTTTCCAAGAATATCTATTATGCTTCCTTTTTTTTCGAGGATCTTTTCTCCAAAAAAGACATCTGTGGGCATGTAGAATTCCCACATGAATACCACCTCAATTCTCGTAAACGATCTCGTAAGTTACCTTCGAAGAGCACTTCAAAATGGCAGAGACACTGCAATATTTCTCCTGGGAGAGCTGAACGGCTTTCTCAACCTTGTCCTTCGGGGGCTCTCCATCGAACTTGAAGATGTACTTCAGGTGCACTCTGGTGAATATGCGAGGATGTTCTTCCGCGCGTTCGTACTCAATTTCTATCCTGAAATCTTTCATCTGATCAATCACTTTCATTTTTTTCAAAATTGAAACCACGTCCATGCCAGTACATCCCATGAGTCCGGTGAGAACGAGCTCAAGAGGTCGGGGAGCAGCGTCCTTTCCCCCGACCTCTTCTTTTGCATCCATGAGAACATCATGATTCGAGTCCGTTCTTACATGAAACATCATATTCCCTATCCATCGTGCTTGCATTTTTTCACCTCACACCTTGAACTTTTGAACGAGCGTTGAGAGCTGTTCAGAGAGGGAAGAGAGTTTTTCGGCAGCCTCTGAGACTCTGGCAGCAGACTCGGTCTGGTTTTCTATGAGAGACTCCATCCTGTTCAGGCTTTCCACAACCCCTTCAACGATCTTTGTGACGTTGTCCATGGCACTTGCCATCTCTTCTGCAGCTGCCCCCTGCTCCTGCGC from Thermotoga sp. Mc24 includes these protein-coding regions:
- a CDS encoding tetratricopeptide repeat protein, whose protein sequence is MNVLEKIVRDLISEKRITEARNLLSLFPEEFPHLELEVEYAARNWKAVKRLYENLPDEFREKYKEYYEYAMNQLNIDYSKETEEALKEMERKNFQGAASILESIVKDYPELVEVIALRYKLALQRNEKRAIEKYRKLLLSLDRTHPALIETKVSSRRIGVFEVFTLSLLVALLVTTILAFYILPSRIEVNVPSSESEVNIKPVEQRIEDILANIVVLTENLGKINDSLEENFSVLQENMSSISENIESLREALTNLESRLSRIESAVAKTSSEEPSVSVVYVTAREDRIERAKGLWFLGYMFYLRRDYDEAINRFEVAIKEVGEDDVYFKDDVYYYRALSYYYKGDTSTARSLFEEFIKLFPDSEYADDAEYFLKRL
- a CDS encoding radical SAM protein, encoding MKSELFYRKLEKCDLCPRNCGVNRLKGEKGACGVTSSPVVSSWGPHFGEERILVGRNGSGTVFFTYCNLKCVYCQNYEISQLGIGEEITVEDLLKIFMKLQDMGVENLNLVTPTHQVPFIIDALERMDRKIPVVYNCGGYESVDTIASLEGFVDIYMPDFKYSDPELGEKLSGVKDYPRFALEALKVMIDQVGEHVMRNGVMKKGVLVRHLVLPGFLENSFGVIDLLSTLEPKPLVNIMAQFHPSYRAKEYGLNRFITRSEYLKVVEYAKKKKLNLIEVERWLMWL
- the trmB gene encoding tRNA (guanosine(46)-N7)-methyltransferase TrmB: MVVTEYELKPQNFPRFPLDWSEIFGRKAKIVVEVGFGNGEFLTELARRHPEKDFVGFELSITSFVKAQKKFKRYNLKNVRLVKVDARFGLRELFPDSSVEKVYINFPCPWPKKRHEDRRITSYDFLQTLSAVLEMDGTVEFATDEEWYAREVLDTFESSEYFVVDVFEENFRRDVETRYERKWKSQGKKTYLIVARKVKSGIVKRLMEGENNMAHSVFEGNVTWEKLKELEGKVFKDENKIFVVKKVYRDNDYLLKVISTDEGGFQQMYYLNLSGRDGKWVLKLDEGSDPYRTPALKWSLRRIIEELTAQGSF
- a CDS encoding bifunctional ADP-dependent NAD(P)H-hydrate dehydratase/NAD(P)H-hydrate epimerase, with translation MRVATAQEMKEIDELTIKEYGVDSRILMERAGISVVLAMEEELGNLSDYRFLVLCGGGNNGGDGFVVARNLLGTAKDVLVVSLGKKKTPDCEYNYGLYKKFGGKVVDKFEPFLLNEFDVVVDAIFGTGLRGEITGEYAEMIDLVNKSGKIVVSVDIPSGVDSNTGKVLGVAVKADLTVTFGVPKIGHILFPGRDHTGKLKVANIGHPVYLMDSINRYVITREMVRSLLPERPRDSHKGTYGKVLIIAGSRLYSGAPVLSGMGALKVGTGLVKLAVPFPQNLIAISRFPELISIPVDTEKGFFGPRNIQECLDLSKDVDVVAIGPGLGNNEHVREFVNEFLKTLEKPVVIDADAINVLDSSVLKERKSSAVLTPHPGEMARLVRKTIGDVKYNYELAEEFSKENGCVLVLKSATTIVTDGVRTLFNITGNTGLSKGGSGDVLTGMIAGFMAQGLSPLEASAVSVYLHGFAAELFEQDERGLTASELLHLIPEAIRRLRE
- a CDS encoding OsmC family protein, with the translated sequence MQARWIGNMMFHVRTDSNHDVLMDAKEEVGGKDAAPRPLELVLTGLMGCTGMDVVSILKKMKVIDQMKDFRIEIEYERAEEHPRIFTRVHLKYIFKFDGEPPKDKVEKAVQLSQEKYCSVSAILKCSSKVTYEIVYEN
- a CDS encoding lytic transglycosylase domain-containing protein — protein: MRSFFLCFLFVLVFIANLYRLFPDDYYDFISKNSNDLDPLLIQSIIWVESSFDKNAVSSLGAFGLMQIMPSTAVWLKKKFSLEEDFKDPEGNIIYGIVYLRFLKDLYGDLDKAIMAYNIGPTALDEGRNLDSARRYLKKVKRTYLIYRFLYNER
- a CDS encoding iron-containing alcohol dehydrogenase family protein, which encodes MWEFYMPTDVFFGEKILEKKGSIIDILGKRALVVTGKSSSKKNGSLDDLRKLLNETGISYEIFDEVEENPSFDNVMKAVERYRNDSFDFVVGLGGGSPMDFAKAVAVLLKEKDLSVEDLYDREKVKHWLPVVEIPTTAGTGSEVTPYSILTDPEGNKRGCTLMFPVYAFLDPGYTYFMSDKLALSTGVDALSHAVEGFLSRKSTPPSDALAIEAMKIIHRNLPKAIEGNREARKKMFVASCLAGMVIAQTGTTLAHALGYPLTVEKGIKHGKATGMVLPFVMEVMKEEIPEKVTTVNHIFGGSLLRFLKELGLYEKVTVSSEELEKWVEKGSKAKHLTNTPGTFTPEKIRNIYREALGV